Proteins co-encoded in one Brassica oleracea var. oleracea cultivar TO1000 chromosome C4, BOL, whole genome shotgun sequence genomic window:
- the LOC106340350 gene encoding uncharacterized protein LOC106340350, whose amino-acid sequence MEREDDYTASFCPSFSSYANDGIVETAERVRLECSGEYNNNDFDGFEFVNIQSDFEAETSFPGDCDLVFPVFNQAIISKPSAVKSDESSRPAVTTRLRDLFLRDREDSSSSSSDEEKELDGVSSEIYCPWTPEKSSNGGWRKSKSTGSSSSSSTSKRWRIRDLLKRSYSEGKQSLSFLNSNSRNRVDEASKKEKEEKVSSAHEKFYLKKKAKKEEEKRKSYLPYKQFGLFFFNVHHR is encoded by the coding sequence ATGGAGAGAGAAGACGACTACACGGCGTCGTTTTGTCCTAGCTTTAGCAGTTACGCTAACGATGGAATCGTCGAAACCGCCGAGCGAGTTCGACTTGAATGTTCCGGTGAATACAACAACAACGACTTCGACGGCTTCGAATTCGTGAATATACAATCGGATTTTGAGGCGGAGACGTCTTTCCCCGGCGACTGCGATCTCGTGTTTCCGGTTTTCAATCAGGCTATAATCTCCAAACCCTCCGCCGTGAAATCCGACGAATCTTCGCGCCCGGCGGTTACGACTCGGCTGAGGGATCTGTTCCTCCGCGATCGCGAAGATTCTTCATCGTCGTCGTCCGACGAAGAGAAGGAGCTGGACGGAGTTTCGAGTGAGATCTACTGTCCATGGACGCCGGAGAAATCATCGAACGGCGGTTGGAGAAAGAGCAAATCGACGGGATCATCATCATCATCGTCTACGTCGAAGCGGTGGAGGATTAGGGACCTGTTGAAGAGAAGTTACAGCGAAGGCAAGCAGTCGCTTAGTTTCCTGAATTCGAATTCGAGAAACAGAGTCGACGAAGCGTCGAAGAAGGAGAAGGAAGAGAAGGTTTCTTCGGCACATGAGAAGTTTTATCTGAAGAAGAAAGCGAAGAAGGAAGAAGAGAAGAGAAAATCGTATCTACCATATAAGCAATTTGGGCTCTTCTTCTTCAACGTTCATCATCGCTGA
- the LOC106337643 gene encoding zinc finger CCCH domain-containing protein 59-like, with the protein MSYKAPRRYSNGRNFGVERQQDFVADIVPRRPYENKGSNKWSRNLVWTASGANKPRKNGNTYGSTKPQVSGAGALVSNQQRKDAAYVQRSSSVSDTRGWGSSDRGSPKSKECVCKFWKAGNCKKGDQCSFLHSLTCLPGLVMVAALEGHKKDLKGIALPQGSDKLFSAGSDGTLRIWDCHTGQRVHTINLQAEAGSLICEGPWVFLGLPNAVKAFNVQTSKDLHLNGVVGQVRTMTVGNGMLFAGTSSGSISVWKATDSESDPFTYLTSLKGHHSGEVTCFIVGGHRLYSGSVDRTIKVWDLNTLECTMTLRHHTDTVTSLLCWDQYLISSSLDGTIKVWACSENGSLTVTNTRRQEQSVHTLCGMSDAEGKPIVFCSYENGTVSICDLPSFEVRGKMFSTNTVGTITIGPEGLLFTGDKNGKLRVWSLAGTKV; encoded by the exons ATGAGTTACAAGGCGCCAAGGAGATACTCTAACGGAAGGAACTTCGGAGTGGAAAGACAACAAGATTTTGTAGCTGATATAGTTCCCAGAAGACCTTATGAAAACAAGGGTTCAAATAAGTGGTCGAGGAATCTGGTTTGGACGGCTTCAGGTGCCAACAAGCCAAGGAAGAATGGTAACACCTATGGGTCAACGAAACCACAAGTTTCAGGCGCAGGAGCTCTTGTGTCAAACCAGCAGAGGAAGGATGCTGCATATGTGCAACGAAGCTCATCAGTTTCAGACACGAGAGGTTGGGGGTCTAGTGATAGAGGCAGTCCCAAGTCTAAGGAATGTGTGTGTAAGTTTTGGAAAGCTGGAAACTGCAAGAAGGGTGATCAATGCTCTTTCTTGCACTCTTTGACTTGCCTCCCTGGATTGGTCATGGTAGCTGCTCTTGAAGGACACAAGAAG GATCTAAAGGGGATTGCACTTCCGCAGGGTTCAGATAAACTCTTTTCAGCCGGTAGCGATGGTACATTGCGAATATGGGACTGCCACACTGGCCAGCGTGTTCATACAATCAACCTCCAGGCAGAAGCAGGGTCTTTAATCTGTGAAGGACCATGGGTTTTCCTTGGCTTGCCGAATGCTGTAAAG GCTTTTAACGTTCAAACCAGTAAAGATTTGCATCTTAACGGAGTGGTTGGTCAGGTCCGTACTATGACTGTTGGCAATGGAATGCTTTTTGCTGGGACAAGT TCTGGTAGTATATCTGTCTGGAAAGCAACTGACTCCGAGTCTGATCCTTTCACATATCTCACATCTCTGAAGGGACACCATAGCGGTGAAGTCACATGCTTTATTGTTGGAGGTCATCGACTATACTCTGGTTCTGTTGATAGAACAATAAAGGTGTGGGATCTCAACACACTGGAATGTACAATGACACTGAGGCACCATACCGACACTGTTACTTCCCTCCTATGTTGGGATCAATATCTCATATCGTCTTCTTTGGATGGGACCATCAAAGTCTGGGCTTGTTCTGAAAATGGCAGCTTGACAGTTACTAATACACGCAGACAAGAACAA AGTGTGCATACTCTTTGTGGGATGAGCGATGCAGAGGGAAAACCGATTGTATTTTGCTCTTATGAAAACGGAACAGTCAGCATATGCGATCTACCATC TTTTGAAGTGAGAGGAAAGATGTTCTCTACGAACACAGTCGGCACAATCACGATTGGTCCTGAAGGATTGTTATTCACCGGAGACAAGAATGGGAAGTTGCGTGTTTGGAGTTTAGCTGGCACCAAAGTTTAG